In a genomic window of Cytobacillus sp. FSL H8-0458:
- a CDS encoding sporulation histidine kinase inhibitor Sda, which produces MRKLSDELLIESYYKAKELQLSKDFIRLIETEIHRRSLSNRIKVTS; this is translated from the coding sequence ATGCGTAAACTGTCAGATGAATTATTAATCGAATCCTATTATAAAGCAAAGGAACTGCAGCTAAGCAAAGACTTCATCCGTTTAATTGAAACAGAAATCCACCGTCGTTCACTATCAAACAGAATAAAAGTTACATCCTAA
- the pssA gene encoding CDP-diacylglycerol--serine O-phosphatidyltransferase, with protein MFFQDVLDLTIKKLKAQTANILTLSNLFLGCFAILFSINDNLKLSVLLIFIAALADRFDGMTARKMNIESDLGKQLDSMSDIISFGVAPALLLYTRVLYEFGAPGAFLTALYIGCGALRLARFNISENNDGYFTGLPITASGCLATLCFLAVPYWPSPIFLFIMLILSILMISPFRLKKM; from the coding sequence ATGTTTTTTCAGGATGTTCTTGATTTAACCATCAAGAAGCTAAAGGCACAGACAGCCAATATCTTAACTCTGTCTAACCTGTTCTTAGGGTGCTTTGCTATTTTATTTTCTATTAATGACAATTTGAAATTGAGTGTGCTGCTGATCTTTATCGCAGCTCTTGCTGACCGGTTTGATGGGATGACAGCAAGGAAAATGAATATTGAATCGGATTTAGGAAAACAGCTGGATTCGATGAGTGATATTATTTCGTTTGGAGTTGCACCTGCATTGCTCCTATACACGAGAGTACTTTATGAATTCGGGGCACCCGGCGCCTTCCTGACTGCTCTATATATAGGATGTGGAGCTTTGCGGCTAGCGCGTTTTAACATTAGTGAGAATAACGACGGCTATTTTACCGGGCTGCCAATAACAGCTTCCGGATGCCTCGCCACTTTATGCTTTCTGGCGGTTCCATATTGGCCTTCACCAATATTCCTTTTCATAATGCTGATACTTTCAATTTTAATGATAAGCCCTTTCAGGCTGAAAAAAATGTAA
- a CDS encoding phosphatidylserine decarboxylase — MLKPVYRLLIELTNGRWTSGILQKFAQSNLSRRVIPSFSRIYNINESEMEKKLHEYPTLHEFFIRRLKEGARVTDENPNSAVSPVDAVIEDIGDIREDRIITVKGKNYSISEMLGANKAGKYAGGTYMIFYLSPSHYHRIHSPVTGKVADQWILGLKSFPVNKWGLKYGRETLSKNFRSITEVRHGEAAIAIVKVGAMFVNSIELTHEGDQLEKGKEMAYFTFGSTVILLFEKGKFQLEKSIKTPAHIKVGERIGTLL, encoded by the coding sequence TTGTTAAAACCTGTATATCGACTGCTGATTGAATTGACAAATGGAAGATGGACATCCGGTATACTTCAGAAATTTGCACAATCAAATTTAAGCAGGAGGGTCATTCCTTCATTTTCAAGAATTTATAATATTAATGAGAGTGAAATGGAAAAAAAACTGCATGAATATCCAACACTTCATGAGTTTTTCATTAGAAGGCTGAAGGAAGGTGCACGAGTAACGGACGAAAACCCTAATTCAGCAGTAAGTCCTGTAGATGCTGTAATCGAAGATATTGGGGATATCCGGGAGGATCGTATAATTACAGTAAAAGGGAAGAACTATTCCATCTCTGAGATGCTTGGTGCAAATAAAGCAGGGAAATATGCAGGCGGCACTTACATGATCTTTTATTTAAGTCCGAGCCACTACCACAGAATACACAGCCCGGTCACTGGAAAAGTAGCAGATCAATGGATTCTGGGTTTAAAATCTTTTCCGGTTAACAAATGGGGTTTAAAATATGGAAGAGAAACGCTTTCTAAAAATTTCCGGAGTATAACTGAAGTAAGGCATGGTGAAGCTGCAATTGCGATTGTGAAGGTTGGTGCTATGTTTGTAAATTCCATTGAGCTTACCCATGAAGGGGACCAGCTTGAAAAAGGAAAGGAAATGGCCTATTTTACATTTGGCTCTACCGTCATTCTCTTATTTGAGAAGGGGAAATTCCAACTTGAAAAGTCAATTAAGACTCCTGCTCACATTAAAGTTGGGGAGCGGATTGGAACCCTATTGTGA